Genomic window (Bacteroidota bacterium):
CCTGTATAGCACTGAGGTTATCTAAAGGATACAATCGCACCCGCAGCATCCTTGGCTTAATATTATCTTCCAGTTTATAGCCAAATAACAGGGGATTTATCAACCATTTTGATTCAGTTTCTCTAATCTCGAAATGAAGATGTGGAGCTAAAGAATGACCTGAATTACCCGAAAAAGCAATAGTATCTCCTTGTTTAAACCTGAATTCTTTGGATGGTGGATACAAATTCAGTTCGAAACTCTCCTCTTTATATTGCATCTTTTTCACAAAAACAGCCAGATCAGGATTAAAGGCTGAGAGATGCGCATAACCAGAGGTGTAACCATTATCATGCTCCAGAAATAGCATTCGCCCATAACCTGATGCTGAGATGCTTATTCTCGAAACAAGTCCATCAGCAATGGCAATAACGGGAACGCCTTCCTGTCCTCCAGTTCGAATATCTAATCCTGCATGAAAATGACTTCGTCTTAATTCAGAAAAGTTACCTGAAAGAGAAATCGGAATTGGCACAGGCGAAATAAAATCATTTTGAGGATATGTATGTTGACCAACAGAAAGTATGGGAATTAAGCTGATGCAGATAAGGGAAAGGAAAAATTTGATTTTCATTACTTGACTTTGAGCTCTAAATTCAAATTGTTATCTAAATACCCTCTTAAAATATCGCCTGATGCAATTGGACCTACACCTGCGGGTGTCCCCGTGTAAATTAGGTCTCCAGTTTCCAAGGTGAAAAATCTGGATATAAACGAAATAATGAAATCGAAATTAAAAATCATTTCTGTTGATTTTCCTTTCTGAACCAGGTCTTCATTTTTAATTAAATGAAATTGTATTTGCTCAGGATTACTTAATTGCTTCAGTGAAACGAATTTCCCAATTGCTGCAGCATTATCAAAGGCCTTTGAAAGCTCCCAACTCAGTTTTTTATCTTTCAATTTATCCTGAATATCTCGGGCTGTAAAATCAAGACCAAGAGCAATTTCTGAATAATAGTTTAAAGCATCCTCCAATAAAATATTTTTTCCTTTTTTATCAATCTTAAGAACCAATTCTAATTCATGATGAATATTGGATGAAAATGAAGGCATTTCAAATACTTGCTCTCCTTTTATCAAAGCAGAATCTGGTTTCAAAAAGATTGCAGGCTCTTCAAGTACAACATTTTTTAACTCTTCTATGTGCTTGACATAATTTCTTCCGACACAAATAATCTTCATCTGAAATATATTATTAATTATTTAATATGGCTAAATATAAAGTGACTCAAACCGCTATAAATACTGCTTACTCATATTTTTTTATTTCTTCTTTAACAAAATTCGCCAATTCTTTTAAGTGCGATTTTGAAAAGCTGAAATTAATGCCAGCAGTCTTATAAATTTCAGGAATCGATTTCGTATAACCTAATTTCAAGGCTTCCATATACGAATTTAAACCTTGTTCCTTATTTTGTTTGTAGTTTTTCCAAACAGCAATAGCTCCCAATTGAGCAATAGCATATTCTATATAATAGAAAGGAATTTCAAACAAGTGCAATTGCTTTTGCCAGGACTTCTTCAAATACTCCTCATATCCATCATAATTGACTATTCCTGTCCCAAATTCTTTCAATATGGACATCCATTCCTCATCACGTTCAGTTATGGAATGAGTAGGATGTGTATAAACCCAATGTTGGAATTTATCAATTATTGCAACCCAAGGCAAAACCATTAATATATCTTCCAGATGCTTGTGAACAGCCTGTTTGAATTCTTTTTCATCCTTGTAAAACACTTTCCACTGATCCATAGAAATCAATTCCATGGACATAGATGCTAGTTCAGCTACTTCAGATGGTGTATGTTTGAAATATGTTAATTCTAAATCTCTGCTTACAAATGAATGAATAGCATGCCCCCCCTCGTGCATCATGGTTACCAAATCTCGCTGGCGTCCTGTTGCATTCATGAAAATAAACGGAATTCCAGTTTCTGCCAAAGGATAATTATAACCTCCGGGAGCCTTGCCTTTTCTTGAATCTAAATCAAGAAAGCCATTGCTTTTCATAATGCCAATATATTCGCCCAGATTGAAACCCAAATTATTAAAACCTGTGATGGTTTTATCAACCAATTCATCAACTTGTTCAAATGCAGTAATTCTTAATTCCCCCGGAATAGGAGCATCATTATCATAAGGCCTCAGTTCCTTCACGTCCATGAGATTCAGTCTTCTTTCCTGAATCAATTTTATTAAAGGAACAATTTCATCCCGAATTGAATTATGAAACTCTAAATTGTCTTCAATGCTGTAATCAAAACGATCAAGATCAATGAATTTATAATCTCTGAAATTTGAAAAAGAAGCATTTTCCGCAACTTCTTGACGAAGTTTAACAAGTGTGCTATACAATTCATCTATTTCAGCAGCATCTTTCAATCTGGCATCAACTACTTTATCAAAAACCTGTTTCCTAATCTCTCTGTCAGGGTTTTCAAGGAATGCAGCAGCCTGCTGCAATGTTAGTTCAGCACCTTCATGCTCAATCATCATTTTGGATGTAATACGGGCATATTTTTGTCCTTCATTGGCAATAGTTGTGTATAAAGGAATATTTTTTTCTCTAAAAAGTTCAATGCTGTTCTTTATCGACCGATAAAGTATTTGATAGGCTTCAGAGGGAGCTGATTCTACGTTATAAAAATCAATAAACTTTCTATTGAGTTGATCTGATATGGGAGCAAGATGTGGTTGGATTTCGTTTATAAAATAATCATATCTTTTTTTTATATCCTCATCCAATGTATTGCAAGTAAATTTAATATAGCGCCAGGCTATATCTTCACTTACAAAAGCATCTATTTCGCTCCTATCTGCAAGCCATGTGTGCTGATCTTCAGCAGAATTGATTTGCCGTTGTTGCAGTTCTTCATAGAAAGATTTTATGTCTTCCCAGTTTTCAAGTGATATAGTTAAAGGTAAAAAAGAGCGCTTTTTTGAGTTTAGCTTTATTCCCATGTCTTTATACAAAAAACCCCTCATCAGAGGGGTGAATAAAATTATATTTTTTATTATTCCTTAATCACATTTCGTTTTCTGAACCAAAAGGTCAGAATTGTTCCAATTAACAACAAAATTCCAATTCCAATGATTAAAACGTGCCATGTGTCGTTTCTGTTTGACCAAGCTGATAATATTCCAAGATACGCAAACCATAAAACTAATGCAATCCATTGAGGAATGGATTTAATCATTCGCATTATTTTATTAACACGCAAATCATGGTTTATTCGATTTAATGCATCCTGTAAATCCTTACCATAGGCTGGTATTGTTTCCTGACTACCATCCTCGTTTTCCATGGTTATTTCAAATTTCATCCAACCAGGAAATGATTCTGAATCTTTTCTATGTGTAGCGGTTATTACTCTTCTTCTTTTCTTATGTTCCATTAATCTATTTTATTCAATAACAATTTACTTAGCTGCTTTTCTGACCACTGGTTTTTTGACAGAAGGTGCTTTTGGTGTTGCCTTCTTCACCGAAGTAGCTTTCTTTGCACCTGTTTTTTTCGTAGGCTCTTTTTTAGCTTCCGCACTAGCATCTTTGCCCTCTTCTATATTTTCTTCCTCTTCTTTTTTCAGATTCTCAATCACGTCAGGATAAAATTCACATATGATATGATACCAACGTAACATTTTCTTCATATCTGAAATATAGACCTTTTCTTGATCGTGATTTGGAACATGTTCACGGAAAAAAGAATAAATTGCTTCAGGTTCAGATTTCTGATTTAATTCCAATTTCAATCCACCTTTTTCAAAAAATTTCAGATAAACATCCAATAGAAAAATATCAGAATTATCAGTTGAAAAGATAGTGATGTCGTTTAGCACCAATACATGTAAGTTAGGTTGAACTTTAAATTTGGTTCTTTTTTCGTTCAGCGTTTCAACAATTATCCCTTTGGGAGATTTATTAATGACTCTAAAAAGTTCACTTTTTCCTTTGATTGCAATAAAATCCTTTAAATCCATAGTTTATTTTAGCTATTTGTAAGCTACAAATATAATGGATATAAGTGTTTTTGAAAGCCCTTGTTTTCAAAGCAGTTTAAATATCCAGAAGTTGTATTTTTGCAACACAAAATAATATCATGTTAAGCAGAAGAATTATACGCCTGATTCCAATATTACTATTTACCTCGATCATACTGGTTACACTTATTAATGTTTTTATTTCCCATTCTAGTGAAGAACTTTCAGAAGAAATGGAAAGCCCATCTTTCCCTCAATTAGCATTTGAGCAGGAGTTCGATAAAATTAAAAACCCAATTACAGGAGAAGTACCTGGAGATGCAATTTACAAAGCTTACCAGTCCTTAAATTATCAAGGAAAAATATCAAAATCATATATTCAAGCAAAGAATTTATATGTAAAAGGTTGGAAACCATTTAATGACTATTTATCGAATCTATGCATTACAAAGATGACCTATGATCCAAGAAATACGAAGGTTTTTTATTTCTGTACAGGAGAAGGCTGGTTCAATGCTGATGCTGGTCGAGGAGCTGGCGTCTGGAAATCGACTGATGGTGGCGATTCATGGATTCAATTGCCATCCACCACTACAAATGCATTTCATTATTGTCAGGATATTGTTGTACACCCCTTTACAAGCCATGTTTATGTCAGTACACGAAATGGTGGATTACAACGATCTGTTGATGGAGGAAATAGCTGGCAACAAGTTTTGGGAAGCTCTTCTGGAAGTAAAAGCAATCGAGCTGCAGATATTGAATTGACTAAAGAAGGTGGCGTTTTTGTTAGCATGGGCATTTTCGAAAAAGATGGAATTTATTATTCAGAAACAGGCGATAGTGGATCTTTTGAGTCAAGAATGGTAGGTTTCCCAACCGCTGTATATAGAATTGAATTGGCAACAGCACCATCAAATGATGATGTAGTTTATGCCGTGCCGACAAGTAGTATCTCTGCTGATAAACATTTAATTGTTGGATTTTATCGATCCGATGATAAAGGCTTAACATGGGAAGAAACTGAAAATCCAGGTGGCGAAAGGAAGCTGGCAAAAAATCAGGGATGGTATGATTTAATTATTGAAGTCGATCCAAATAATGAAGATATTGTTGTCGCAGGTGGCTTATATATCTGGCGAACTCAGGATGGAGGAGATAGCTGGAAAAAACTAACTTCAGGAAAAAGAAGTAACGATGATTATGTTCATGTAGACCAACATGAAATTGTTTTTCATAACTCCGACACAGCGTATTTTGGAAATGATGGAGGAATATGGCGTTCAGATAATTTCACCTCAGATGAACCCACCATATACAATTTGAATAATACTTTTAATGTAACACAGTTTTATGCTGCATCTATTCATCCTGAAGCAGGAAACCTCAAAATTATTGGAGGAACTCAAGATAATGGAAGTTTAATGATTTTAGATGAGGGCATATCAGACTTCAAAGCCATATCGGGAGCCGATGGCAGTTTTTGTGCTATTAATCCGAATAATGGCGATATCATGTACACCACAACGCAGTATAGACGAATGTATCGATATACAGATGGTGGAACAGGAATTCCTGATACCATTACAAATGGTTTTATTACTGATGATAATGTCCAGTTTATCAATCCAATAGAAATTGATCCGGTTGATCCGGAAATTATTTATCAGGCTAGTAAAAGAGGTTTGTGGCGACTTAAAAATGCATCCACTGCGAGTAAAGAAGATTGGAAAAAAGCAAGTTATAACTGGGGAGACTTAACAGCAATTGGAGTATCTCAAAATGTAGCACATCATGTTTTTTTAGGCAGAAAAAGTGGAGGCAAAATTTATAGATTGGATAATGCACATATCAGCGATGAAAATGTCCGACCAGTATGGATAAACCCTGATAATGATTTACCTGATGCTTATTGTTCAAATATTTTTGTTAATCCCAAAGATGCCAATCACTTGATTGTCATTTTTTCCAATTATGGAATTAATAACATTTGGGAATGCAAAGGAGCTTTAACCGATTCAGCCAGCTGGCAGCATCATGATGGAGATTTACCCGATTTGCCTGTGCGCTGGGCTTTGCTTCACCCTGAAATTGAAGGAGCTTGTTACATTGCAACAGAACTGGGCGTTTTTTACACCTTGAAATTAAATGGGAATTCAACTGTTTGGGAACCTATGTACTCAGGAATTCCATTAACGCGAGTTGATATGCTGAAAATGAGACCTTCAGATAATACTGTTGTGGCTGCAACCCATGGTAGAGGATTATATACAGGTGTATTGAAAGACGAAAGCATGTCAGTTATTTGGACAGAAAGAGGACCTCAAAATGTAGGCGGAAGAACCAGAACCATCATGATAGATCCCAATGTAAAATCAAATAAAAAAATATGGGCAGGAAGTGTATCTGGTGGTCTTTTTAAAATCAATAATATCGACTCTATCTATTTCTATATACCTGATGACAAAGAAATTTTTGATTTGAATGTATTAAGCAATCCTATTGGAGAGAATGGCTCCTGGCTGCATATTGAATTAGGAAGTCAGGAATTAATTACGATTAAGTTATACGACATGCATGGTAGAGCTGTTGAAACAATAATTGAAAATAAAAGCTTCATTGGTGCTCATGACTTAAAGTGGATGCCGTCCATTAATCACCGTCCAGGTATTTATTTTCTTTCGATGCAATCCGGAGCGAATTCCAATATGAATAAAGTCATGTTATATTAAACATTATCTGCTTATTATCTCAACATTAGCACAATTATCCATTCTCAATTGGCATTCAAATTTCACAGGATTTTCCACTTTCATTTGTCTTTATTCCTTACATCAAAACTGCTGTAATTCTTAGCAGTCAAAAAACATTTTGCAAATTTTATAATCTAAATATTTGGTTATCTAAAATGTATATTGTATATTGTAATAACATTTGAAAATCAAAAAAACAATGCTATGGAAATGAATTACTTATGTCCGCATTGCAGGGCACAGCTCAAAATCGATAATGAGCTAATTCTCACCATTAAATCTCACAAAACTAAACACAATGGACTTTTAATTTTAGACCCGCAGGTAGGTAATTATTCGCTGCGTTATCACGAAACCATTGATTTTGAGAAAGGGGAGGAATTCGATATTTATTGTCCTATCTGTTTTAAAGAATTGAAAGCAAAAAAGGTAAATCCGAAGCTTCTTTATCTGATTATGCAAAATAAGCAAGGAGAGGAATTTGAAATATATTTTTCAAGAATATTTGGAGAGCATTCAACTTTTGTTTTAAGTCATGATAATATAATTGAAAGGAAAGGAGAAGATGCATCAACTTACTACAATTATTTCTCAGCTAGACTAAAACAAGCTATCAATTCATAACATATTTTGATTTTTTTAGCCCAAATAACATCATAAGGACTTAATAATCTGGTGTTTATTAAGAACAATCAACAATATTCAAAGCTGATTCACACTAATTAGAATATACTTCTATTAAGATTATTTCTAAATTACTTTGAATTTCTTTTAAACATCTCTATATTCGCATAAATAAATAATCCTAAATAATTCATTATGAAAAAACAATTCAGAAATCTATTCGCATTCCTTGCAGTTTTTGCAATGGTTGCATTTACTACTTCTATAATGACATCTTGCGATAATGCAGATGAAGATGCTACTGAAGAAACAATAGAAGACGCTGACGCAGAAGCTGATGTTGAAGCAGTTGCTGAAGAAGAAGCCAAATGTGGTGAAGGTAAATGCGGAGAAGGCAAATGTGGAGAAGGTGATGCTGATGTAGCTCCAGAAGGTGAAGTTACTGAAGAAGCAGAAGCCAAGTGTGGTGAAGGTAAATGTGGAGAAGGCGAATAAAAATTCTTAATCCAGAATAATAAAAACTGAGCTAGTTCTCAGTTTTTTTTTGCTCTCTTCACAGGCTGGATTTAATAATATCAGCTACTCTAAATGAATTTGCATAAATTGTCCATGTATACGTTACACTACCTCCTGTTGGCATAAAGCTGCCATCTGTTACAAATACGTTTTCAGCATCATGTAGCTGACAATTTTTGTTCAAAACCGAAAATTTCGGATTATCTCCAAACCTACACCCTCCTGCCATTAAGTTCGGTGGTGGAGAACCACTGATGCTGGAAGTAATATTCCGAGCACCCATCTCTTTTAAAAGTAACTCACTTTTTTCTGCCAGATATTTTCCAACTTTAATATCATGTTCATGATTTCCAATCCGAACTTTTGCCACTGGCAACCCCCATTTATCCTTCACTTTTGGATCAAGTGATACAAAACAATCATCAGTCGGCAGCCAATCATTGAATACTTCAAACTGCAATTGCTTCATTTCATTAAAACGAAACTCGAGTTTATCTTTCAATTCCTGACCCCATACTAATTTACCCTGATCTCCATACTTAAGTTTATTTGCTTTTCGAATTGGATTAGGATGCTCATGTAAAAAATCTACGGTTCCACCCTTTATCCGGCCTAATTTTGGATCATCAATTACATACCAATCCTGCAAAGCTCTGTTCACAAATGGCCCTCGTGTTTGTAACTCTTTAACCTGTGATTCAGTAAAATCCTTGAAATAAAAATCACCTCTGCCAATTCCTCCTGCCGAAAAGATAAGATTCTTCCCAACTTGTCCTGAATTATTTCCCAAACCATTTTTGTGCTTTGGCCCTACAGACATGAGCAATAGTCTACTCGATTCTATTGCTTGACAAGCTACCACAAACGCTTTCGCATGTACTTTTTGAACAATTCCCTCTTTATCAAAATATTCAAGTTCTGTTACTTTTCCACTAGAATCTGAAACAAGTTTGTAGGCCATTGAGTGAGGTCTGATTTCACAATTTCCTGTTCTAAATGCCACATCCAAGAGTGCAGCACGTGAACTTCCTTTTGCTCCTGAATTACATCCATAACTACCACAAAACACAGAATAATAACAAGCGTTTCGCTGATTATGTGCTTTCGTTAAAATGGCTCTTGGCATAGGGAATGGATGATAACCCAATCTTTTAGACGACTCATCAATCCAATTAGCAAAAGGATGATCTATCATTGAAGGAAATGGAAAGTCTTTGGTTGAGCGTGGCTCCTGTGAAGGATGATTAACTACTTTACCAGAAATCCCAACAATTTCTTCAACCTTAGCAAAATAAGGCTCCATTTCTTCATAGGAAACTGGCCAATCTACCACATTTGCACCTTCAATTGCACCAAATTCAGAAAGCAGCTTGAAATCAACAGGTTTCATCCGATGAAAATAGCCACTCATAAAATTGGAGGAACCTCCTACAATATTCCCATTCCAAAAACTTCCACCTGATATTGCATTTGATTCTGCTTTCCACTTTCCTTTAATAAAATCTTCAATTACGTGAGGTTCATCTTCTAATTTAGGCACATAATGGTCTCTTCTACATGTTCCTATCTCATCTTTAGAAAAATCCTGTTCATTATACCAGCCCCCTTTCTCGATAACAACAACACTTTTACCAGTCATTGCCATTTCATAAGCAATAGGTCCTGCTCCTGCCCCACTTCCAATTATGCAAACATCAAAGTATTTACTCATTGGGCTTGTATTTATTCATTAAACTTGGTCTCGGATTTCCGGGAATATGATGAAGCCATTTCCAGCCTTTTTGATCATCGTTTATTTGATAAATAGGATCACCCAGCATTGCTTCAAAAGTGTATGTCAATAGCAAAGACAAAAACTTCTTTCCCTTTTTAAACGTTTCCATTTCTCGCAATACTTCCTCAATGTTCATATTTTGCAGTTCTCTACACTCTTTATCAAAAAGCCTTTTAGATACATCATCAGCCCATCGAATACCATTCTTTATGGTTTGCTTTTGAGATGATTTTATTGTATTGTCTGTCAAGACAGATTTGATATGAGTTAATGCTGAAATAGAATTGGCTCCAGGAGAATTTTCATTTTCAGGTAACAATAGATTTAATATCCGATTCAAAGTCAATAATTCTTCATCAGAAAGATTATAATTTCCGAGATGAAGTATCCGTTTACAAGCGGAAATTGGCAACTGTATAATAACAGCTAACAAACTGATATAATAAACAAAACGCCTTCTGCTAATACTATGGTTCACCTAAAAAAATTGAATTCAAACTCCCACGAATTTAATTCTTATCAAAGTGATATTTAAGCATTTTAAGTTTTTTCTCTTTATCATATCTCAATTCATTTGTATTTGATAATTTGGCCTAGTATTCAACTACGTTTTAAATCGTTTAAAATATTATAATGAGTCAATTAAAGGTTTGCTCAGGCAATAAAGGAGATGATGTTAAGTCAGATTGTTATGTTGAAATAGAACTTACACAATCAGGAGGACTTCAAATTGAGCTTAAAAGCAAAGTTGATGTGCTATATGGAGATTCAATATTATCTCTAGCCAATTCTGTACTTGCTCATTTTGAGATTGAAAATGCAATCGTATATATTGAAGATAAAGGAGCTCTTGAATTTGTAATAGCAGCTCGATTAGAAGCGGCCATCCAAAAACTTAAAAAGCAGGATAAAGAATATCTACTTGATATAATTGAACCTAATATTTATCAAACTGAAAAAGATCAGATACGCTTTTCAAGATTATACTTGCCAGGCAATACTCCTAAATTATTTATAAATGCCGGAATTCATAAAGCGCATGGAATTATTCTGGATTTGGAAGATTCCGTTGCTCCGGATAAAAAACATGATGCGCGTTATCTGGTAAGAAATGCCTTACGCTCATGCAATTTTTATGGCGTGGAACGAATGGTGCGTATCAACCAGATTCCGACTGGACTTGAAGATCTAGATTTCATTATTCCTCATAATGTAAACCTGATTCTGATTCCAAAAGTGGAAAGTGCAGAACAAATACAACAAGTTGATGAGAGGATAGCTCAAATCAAACAAGAAAAAGGAATTGATTACCCTATTTGGTATATGCCAATTATTGAAAGTGCTTTAGGTGTTATTAAGGCTTATGAAATTGCTACAGCATCAGATAATATTGTTTCGCTTGCTATTGGTCTAGAAGATTATACGGCTGATCTAGGAGCAAAAAGAACCTTGGAAGCAAACGAATCATTTTATGCCAGATCAGTTTTAGTAAATGCAGCAAAAGCAGCAGGTATTCAAGCGATCGACTCTGTATTTTCAGATGTTGATGACATGGAATCATTAAAACAGAATATTCTAAAATCAAAAGGATTAGGATTTGAAGGAATGGGCTGTATCCATCCTAGACAAATTCCTGTGATACATGAATTTTATGCTCCTGATCAGGATGAACTTGAAAAAGCCATGAAAATAGTATTAGCATTTGATGATGCTACTGCAAAAGGTTTAGGAGTGGTTTCTTTAGGTTCAAAAATGATTGATCCTCCTGTGGTAAAAAGAGCTCTCAAATTAATTGAAACAGCAATTTTACTGGGAAAATTAGATAAAAACTGGAAAGAATCTGATAATAGTATTTAAAGAACAACATCATGAAACTCGTTAAAAATGCCATTGGAAGATTAGTTCCAGTCGAAATAAATGGTAAAAAGCAAATTCCTTTTCAGGGAGTTGGAAAGTACAAACCTGAAGGCTTCAAAGCACAACTTCCTATCAGAAGCGTTGCCGATTATCCAGCAGATGGAGATAAACGTCAGCCAAGTTTAAAAGATGCATTAGTTAAATCTGGATTAAAGGATGGAATGGTTATTTCCACGCATCATCATTTCAGGAATGGTGATATCATTGCCAATCAGGTATTTGATATTGCTGCTGAAATGGGTCTCAAAGATTTAGTTTGGGTTCCTTCGGCATCATTCCCTTGCCATGCTCATTTAATCCAATATTTAGAATCAGGTGTTATTCACCATATCGAAGGTAGTATGAATGGTCCTCTGGGTCGATTTACCTCAGAAGGTAAAATGAAGGGTACAGGAATCCTTCGTTCGCATGGAGGACGATATCAGGCTATTCAAGACGGAGATGTTCATATTGATATTGCTGTTATTGCAGCTCCTACTGCTGATCCATTTGGCAATGCCAATGGTGTAAATGGTTCTTCTGCCTGTGGATTGTTGGGTTTTGCTCTTGCAGACTCCCAATATGCCGACAAAGTTATTGTGGTAACTGATAATATGGTTCCATTCCCCTGTATTCCATGGCAAATTCAGGGAAACAATGTCGACTATACAGTGGAAGTTGACCAAGTTGGAATACCTGAAAAAATCGTATCCGGAACAACGGAAATCACAAAAAGTCCTGACCGTCTTTTCTTAGCTGAATTGACCGCAAAGTTTTGTGACAAAGCAGGATTGATTAAAGATGGATTTTCTTTCCAGGCTGGTGCTGGTGGTACAGCTTTATCCATCGGGAACTTTTTTGGAGACATTATGCGTGAGCGAGGCATAAAAGCTCGTTTTGCTCGTGGTGGTTCCAATAAATACCTCGTTCAAATGTTAGAGGAAGGCTTGATAGATTACATCCTTGATGGACAAACCTTTGATTTGGAAGGCGTTCGTTCTATGCGTGAAAATCCAAATCATACAGATACCAGTCCATTCACATCCTATAATTATCATGGAAAAGGAAACTTCAATACCTTAGTAGATATTGTTATTTTGGGAGCAACAGAAGTTGATCTGGATTTTAATGCTAATGTGGTAACTCATTCCGATGGAGTACTTCTTCACGGAATTGGAGGTTGGCAAAATTGTTTATTATCAAAAACTGTTGTTTTGCCTATTCCACTTTTTAGAGATAGAATTCCTGTTATTCGTGATGAAGTGACTACGGTGTGTGGACCAGGTGAATTGATTGATGTGATTGTTACTGAAAGAGGAATTGCTATCAATCCACTGCGAAAAGATTTGATTGAAGCAACAAAAGATTCTGGTTTACCCATAAAAACAATTAAAGAATTGAAAAAAGAAGCTGAAGATATTTGTGGAGTTCCAGCCAAAATTGAGTTTGAGGAAGAAGTTGTGGCAGCCATAAAATGGGTTGATGGAACTATCATTGACGCTGTTAGAAAAATTAAGAAATAAGCAAAGTGCCTTATTTGGAGCTACAAAATATTAGCCTGGGATTTAAAGATCAAACATTGTTTGAAAACTTAAATCTATCCATTAATAAAGGGGAAAAGCTTGTTATTAGTGGACCATCTGGAATTGGAAAATCCAGCTTACTCAAACTTATTTTAGGTTTTATCCCTGAGTTTAAGGGGCAAATAAAATTTAATGATGAAACTATTTCAACCCAAAACATTTGGAAACTCAGGAGAAGCATTGGTTATATTTCTCAGGACAGCGATATAGGAGAAGGAAAAGTAAGTCAATTAATTGAGGATATTTTCGCTTTGAAAGCTAACATCAAGCAGAAACCAAAAGAAAGCAGAATTACGAAACTGTTACATGACTTTAGGTTAGATGAATCTACCCTAAACAAGGATTTTGAAGAATTATCAGGTGGGGAAAAGAAAAGGGTTGTTATTATTATTTCTATTTTATTGGATCGAGATTTTTTCTTTCTGGATGAAATTACAGCTGGTTTAGATGCAGAAGCACAGGAAACTGTTATTGACTATTTTATTCAAAGCACGCACACTGCCATTATAATTAGTCATGACAAGGAATGGTTGAATCGAAATGGAGTAAAAGAGTTTAGATTAAAAAGTAATAAGTGAACTAAAGTTAAAAGTGCCTAGAGTTAAAAAAATGATATACTACAAACTTTAGGCATTTT
Coding sequences:
- a CDS encoding GMC family oxidoreductase; the encoded protein is MSKYFDVCIIGSGAGAGPIAYEMAMTGKSVVVIEKGGWYNEQDFSKDEIGTCRRDHYVPKLEDEPHVIEDFIKGKWKAESNAISGGSFWNGNIVGGSSNFMSGYFHRMKPVDFKLLSEFGAIEGANVVDWPVSYEEMEPYFAKVEEIVGISGKVVNHPSQEPRSTKDFPFPSMIDHPFANWIDESSKRLGYHPFPMPRAILTKAHNQRNACYYSVFCGSYGCNSGAKGSSRAALLDVAFRTGNCEIRPHSMAYKLVSDSSGKVTELEYFDKEGIVQKVHAKAFVVACQAIESSRLLLMSVGPKHKNGLGNNSGQVGKNLIFSAGGIGRGDFYFKDFTESQVKELQTRGPFVNRALQDWYVIDDPKLGRIKGGTVDFLHEHPNPIRKANKLKYGDQGKLVWGQELKDKLEFRFNEMKQLQFEVFNDWLPTDDCFVSLDPKVKDKWGLPVAKVRIGNHEHDIKVGKYLAEKSELLLKEMGARNITSSISGSPPPNLMAGGCRFGDNPKFSVLNKNCQLHDAENVFVTDGSFMPTGGSVTYTWTIYANSFRVADIIKSSL
- a CDS encoding citrate lyase ACP yields the protein MSQLKVCSGNKGDDVKSDCYVEIELTQSGGLQIELKSKVDVLYGDSILSLANSVLAHFEIENAIVYIEDKGALEFVIAARLEAAIQKLKKQDKEYLLDIIEPNIYQTEKDQIRFSRLYLPGNTPKLFINAGIHKAHGIILDLEDSVAPDKKHDARYLVRNALRSCNFYGVERMVRINQIPTGLEDLDFIIPHNVNLILIPKVESAEQIQQVDERIAQIKQEKGIDYPIWYMPIIESALGVIKAYEIATASDNIVSLAIGLEDYTADLGAKRTLEANESFYARSVLVNAAKAAGIQAIDSVFSDVDDMESLKQNILKSKGLGFEGMGCIHPRQIPVIHEFYAPDQDELEKAMKIVLAFDDATAKGLGVVSLGSKMIDPPVVKRALKLIETAILLGKLDKNWKESDNSI
- the citF gene encoding citrate lyase subunit alpha, which encodes MKLVKNAIGRLVPVEINGKKQIPFQGVGKYKPEGFKAQLPIRSVADYPADGDKRQPSLKDALVKSGLKDGMVISTHHHFRNGDIIANQVFDIAAEMGLKDLVWVPSASFPCHAHLIQYLESGVIHHIEGSMNGPLGRFTSEGKMKGTGILRSHGGRYQAIQDGDVHIDIAVIAAPTADPFGNANGVNGSSACGLLGFALADSQYADKVIVVTDNMVPFPCIPWQIQGNNVDYTVEVDQVGIPEKIVSGTTEITKSPDRLFLAELTAKFCDKAGLIKDGFSFQAGAGGTALSIGNFFGDIMRERGIKARFARGGSNKYLVQMLEEGLIDYILDGQTFDLEGVRSMRENPNHTDTSPFTSYNYHGKGNFNTLVDIVILGATEVDLDFNANVVTHSDGVLLHGIGGWQNCLLSKTVVLPIPLFRDRIPVIRDEVTTVCGPGELIDVIVTERGIAINPLRKDLIEATKDSGLPIKTIKELKKEAEDICGVPAKIEFEEEVVAAIKWVDGTIIDAVRKIKK
- a CDS encoding ABC transporter ATP-binding protein; translation: MFENLNLSINKGEKLVISGPSGIGKSSLLKLILGFIPEFKGQIKFNDETISTQNIWKLRRSIGYISQDSDIGEGKVSQLIEDIFALKANIKQKPKESRITKLLHDFRLDESTLNKDFEELSGGEKKRVVIIISILLDRDFFFLDEITAGLDAEAQETVIDYFIQSTHTAIIISHDKEWLNRNGVKEFRLKSNK